The Microbacterium luteum nucleotide sequence GTCATCGCCGCCGACTTGTGTCCCAGCATCCGCTGCACGGCCTTGACGTTCGCACCCGACGAGATCGCGAGGCTCGCGGCGGTGTGACGCAGGTCGTGCGGAGTCAGCCGCTCGATGTCGGCGAGGTCGAGCGCCGTGGTGAACCACGAGTTCACGCCGTGCTGCGTCTTCGCGCGGCGCAGATGCTTGCCCTGCAGATCGGTGAAGACCAGATCGTCGGCGCGCTTGCCGCGACACAGCTGCTCCAGCGGCTCTTCCAGGAAGGCCGGGAATGGCACCAGCCGGCGCTCCCAGTTCTTCGGTGTGCCGAGCACGATCTTGCCTTCGACCTCGACCGCCGCTCGCTGCACCTGAATTCGGTGTCTCGGGAAGATGATGTCGCTCACGTGCATGCCGATCGCTTCGCTCCACCGGAGGCCGCAGTACGAGAGCAGAAGGATCAGCGTCCTATGCGTGTCGTTGTTGGTCGCCTCGGCGAGGCGAACGACCTCGCTGTGGGTCAGGTAGCGACGCGGCTTCTGGGACTGTTTCGGGGGCAGATTCTGAGCGCCGCGAGCGACGTTTCGAGGGATGCGTCCGTCGCGCACAGCTGTGTCAAGGATGCCGGCGAGCACGCCGAGCGCGCGATAGACGACGCTTGCAGACCGGGGGCTTGCGCCGGCCTTCGCGCTCTTCGTCCGCGTCGTCGTCGCGGTG carries:
- a CDS encoding tyrosine-type recombinase/integrase gives rise to the protein MGSITAYEIAAGKRYRVRWRDDQQKQVEKKGFRTKKDAELYLAHTEVSRSNGSYTDPGEARITVGALGVEWLRNKKHALKASSFSSLNTSWRVYVLPRWGDVRIGDIRASHVEQWIRELSEGTATTTRTKSAKAGASPRSASVVYRALGVLAGILDTAVRDGRIPRNVARGAQNLPPKQSQKPRRYLTHSEVVRLAEATNNDTHRTLILLLSYCGLRWSEAIGMHVSDIIFPRHRIQVQRAAVEVEGKIVLGTPKNWERRLVPFPAFLEEPLEQLCRGKRADDLVFTDLQGKHLRRAKTQHGVNSWFTTALDLADIERLTPHDLRHTAASLAISSGANVKAVQRMLGHKSAAMTLDTYADLFDDDLADVAERMNQGGLNANVARLWET